The following nucleotide sequence is from Pseudobdellovibrionaceae bacterium.
ATGTCAAGACCCATTGATTTCAGCTTCTCATCTACATCAGTCTGAAATGGCGCAAAAGCCTGGCGAGCAATCACAACCAGAGATCCAATTGATATGACATTAACCGGATTCACATTCATCGACACCGCATGGTCGTCCCACTGGCCATACTTGGCTTTGATTTTCTCTGGAGCGAACAACAGCGGCATCGGCACGGGCTCAATTTCGTTGCAACTAGTTCTCTTCTTTACCGACTCCACGATCTCGTTCAAGCCGGATTCTATAATTTCGGAGTACGCCTCATTAGCCTTAATGAACTCAGAACACTTCTTGCGCAACTGAGAGGGAGCGGTAGACACCTTGTCATGGGCAATCCATTCGATACATTTTGAAAAGTCTTCGCGATCCACCACTGGAATAGAATCCTTACCCTCGGGCACGGCCGGACTAATATCGAATTCTGACTGCTTGCTGCCCTCAGCCTTGATCAACTCCAAAGCTCTTTTCGGGGAGGCATAGGTGACAGCAAAATCACAGGATTCTTTGTCGGCCCTTCGGTAGGGCAGAACACTGTAAAGCTCATCTGCTAGACCTGGCTCTCCCCAAGCCGTATTAACCGTCACCACATCCTGGGAGAGGTTCACATCCAAAACCTTCTGAGTCGTAGCTGAAAGATTGTTTCCGGCCACAATCAGGTTTCCTGGAAAGGGTTCAATGTTGCCGCCAAAATCCCCGTGTCCCGGATAATCCTTCGCCTTAGGAAGCTCCTCCTGGGCAACCATTCCCATTTGGCAGCTTAGAGCAACAGCGGACGGAATCGACTCCTGCTGCCTGCTGACGTAAGGCAAATCGATCAAAGTTCCGCGACCCGAGATTGTCGAGATAGCAACTTCAAAGTAATCCTGGGTCCACAGAGCATCTTCTGCTGGTACGGGAAGAAAGCGCACAAAATCGGAATACGGCGGTTCCAGATACTTACTAAAGAGTCTGTAGACCTCAGCGTTTTCATAGCGAGGAATTAGAATTGCAATTTGTGGCCGACTTGTATCCTCAACCAGCTTCTCAATGAGCTCTCGTAAAAATTGAATGTGGACGGGTTGAGGGGAGTATCCCAAGAAAACCAATCCCGGTGGATAAGATGGCGGAAGGAGAACTAAGCCTTCGTTTTCAGGACAAAAGGGGACTGACTGACCTCTCCACTTGGCTTGAAAGAAGTAATTACGGCACCCCGAAAAAAACTCCTCGTCATCGGAGTCCCCGTTGATGGCATTGGTAAAGGTGGCACAAGACGCGACTGAGGCAAACAACAACAGTAGAACAATCACACGCACCAAGACATCCTCCTCAATTGCATCAAATTTACACCGGGATTGGAGCGGGAGCAACAGTAAGGTCGCCTAGGAGGGAGATGCTTCCTCATCGGCCAAAACCGTTAGGTCGGGATGGAGCGTGACAAGATCTGCCGCCGGAGAATCATGGGAGCCACCTAACACTTCTCGCAAGATGAACGCCTTGCCTGGCCCACGAACTAGAAGCAATGCTTTCTTGGTCGCCAACAGGGACCGTAGCCCATAGGTCACCCCCCAACATCCTTGGGGGATTTTCAGATTTTCGCAGGTCTGATCCTGAAGAGGAACGCATGCCTGGTACAGGGACCTCTCCAGATTTGGCTCGTGAAACCCCACATGGCCATTTAATCCTAAACCAAGAACAGCCGCATCACCCGAATGGTACAGACCATCCCGCCGGAACCGGCCTGCCCAGTCAGGTAATTGTTCACTAAAAAAACGCCGAAATAAGCCATGGTGCGGCGAAGTGATCACGTCATCCAATTGAATCAAATGACTCTCGTCCAAGAAGCTAGGACGAACCTGACGCCAGTACTGATATAAAGGTACCGGAGTGGCACCAGCTGGCAGATAAAAAGATCTACACCCAGAGTCCGCCGCTTGGACACACCAATCATGGGCACTTAAAACCCAGTCTTCCAATGTCTTGCAAACTAACAATCTCATAGGACAGAATTATTTCCTGAGGGCGAATCGATGAAAAGTAAAAAATGCGATTTAGTGATTGTTGCTCATCCTGACGACGAAACCTTGTTTTTTGGCGGGCTCATTCAACAGTCCAAAAGAAACCCTTGGGAAGTGATTTGCGTTACCGACGGCAATGCCGATGGCTTTGGCGACAAACGCAAGCGGCAATTCCAAAGGGCCTGTCGAGCCCTAGGCGTTCGAAAGAACCACTGGCTGGGATTCCCCGACATATACGAAGATCGCCTCAACCTGTCGGACCTCTGTCTAAAGCTCAAGTCCTTCAAGAATGTATCGCGAATTTTTACTCACAACATTCTTGGTGAATACGGTCACCCACATCACCAAGATGTATCTGCCGCAGTCCATATGGCCTTTGCCAAAACTCACCAGGTTTTTAGCACCGCCTATAACGCCTACCCGGACAGGATTATTCGGCTCAAGCCCAGGGAGTATCAGGTAAAGACCGAAATCCTCACCCGAATTTACAGCTCGGAGACAAGGCGATTTACTCACCTACTCCCCGCCACCTGGGCAGAGGGCTTTGTTCGCGTCTCAATTAAAGAAGTGGAAATGCTCTATGACTTTATGGTGACAGGAAAGGTTCCCTCTCAAAGACATCTAAAGGTCTTTCGCTGGTACCGGCCGTACCTGATCGACGGTGACCTGAGAATGGCGCCAAGGCCCTTCTGATCGATTTTCCAATATTGAGACAATTATGCGATGAAAACTTAACTTAACCTGGTCCTGACACTAGCCGAATGATTAGTGAGGGAGGGTTGGGAAGTCCATGTCCGCAACAAAAAGATTTACCATCTTAATCGTCGAAGACGAAGAGGCCCTGCGCGAGTTTTTGGTCGACACCCTTCTAGCCGAGAATTTCCAGGTTTTATCTGCAGACGGGGGAAACACGGCATGGGACCTTCTCCAATCCCACGAGGTTGACCTTCTTGTCACGGATTCGGCCATGCCCGATGGCAATGGCTTTCAACTCATCAGCAAGCTGGAAAAACAAGGCAAATCCCTGCCCATCCTTGTTTTATCAGGCTACCTCAGCTTGGACGAAAACAGTGCCAAAAAGCGTGGAGCCACTGCCTACCTGCGAAAACCGGCGACCGCCGACGAGCTCGTCTCTGCAGTCATGGCGCTCCTGCACTCACACGCCGCTTAAATCCAATCCCTGACGGATTTTCCGTTGAGTCCGCCACCAACAGCCGCTACAATCCGTCCCGTCTGAACTCGAACCGGGATCAATTCATGAACGCAGTCAATTGGCAAGATGAGCGCCGCCTGTACCCAGCCGCCTCAGCACAGACCTATTTGTTGACAGCTGCAGTTGGCCCGATTTCCTCACCCGTCATGTCCAGCTATCAGAACCACTATCAGTCCTTGCTGCAGTCGGGAGACATCGACTGGATGGAAAACGTGGAAATGCTGGGACACGTGCGCGAACTGACTGCCCAGTTTATCAATGCCCATGGAGCCCACGAAGTTGCCTTTGGACCCAACACGAGCATGGCGATGAATTTTTTGGCAATGGGCTTTTCATCCCTACTGAAAAGTCATGGAAAGAAACAAAAGATTTTATCCTGCCGGGAGGAATTTCCCTCTTCGACTATCCCATGGCTCCATCACAAATATGAAGTGACTCAGGTGCCCGCAAAGGACCTGATTCAAGAGGCGGAACGGGGAGACTACTCGATGGTCGTCTGCAGTGCTGTACAGTTTGGCACTGGCTACAGGCAAAACCTGAGAAAGCTTGGTGAGGTCTGTCGCTCCCGGAATGTTTACTTTGTTGTCAATGCCACTCAGGCTCTTGGCGCCTACCCGATTGATGTCCAGGCCTGTGGAATCTCGGCAATGACGGCTTCTTGCCACAAATGGATGTGCTGTGGATACGGCCTCTGTGTGATGTACCTGTCCCAGGAACTGCTTAAGGAGTTCTCGTCTCCCATCGCCGGGTGGTTGAGCATGAATGATCCTCTCGCTATGAATAATCGCCAATTGGATCTCAAATGTGAGGCCAGTGTTTTAGAAGTGGGAATTCCCAGCTTTGCAATTGTTGGCGCACTTGGGGAACACTTGAAACAGTTAAATCGAATTGGCATTGAAAACATTGCCGAAAGAATTCTTGAACTCTCCAGATACGCTTCAGAAGAACTAAGCCGTTACCATGAAGTCGCGAGTGAGCGCACTAGCTCACCAAGCCTGAATACATGTGACAGTGGAATACTTCTCCTCTCCACTGACAAGGCTGGTATGCTTGAGGAGAAGCTTGCCTCCCGTCGTATTCACGTTTCGGTGAGGCAAGGGGGACTGCGTATTGCCACGCACTTTTTTAATGACCATAAAGATATTGATAATCTGACAGATGTATTAAAGGAGATCCATTGAAGATCGAGATTCTTGGCCAGTGCAAATCACTCATTGAGCAGACTTCACTTCCTCAGGATCTGGGGTTTGGACGTTTTTTTTCACCAGTGATGATTGAATGTCACTTTCGTCAGGGCGAGTGGCAGATGCCGCGATTGAAACCATACGCCCCCCTTCAGCTGGATCCGGCGACTATGGTGTTCCACTATGGTCAGAGTATTTTTGAAGGTCTTAAAGCATATCGCAGTGGATCCAATCTTCACCTCTTTCGACCCTGGGATCATGCGCGAAGGTTTATTAAGTCAGGGCAGCGGCTGGCCATGCCCGCCCTTCCTGAAGATATGTTTATGGAAGCTCTTGTCGAATTTTGCCGGATGTCGGCCCCTTTGGTTCCAGAGGATGACCAGTCGACACTCTACCTGCGACCTTTTATGTTTGCAGACCAGGTCGGCCTGGGCGTGCGGCCAGCGGACTCCTATGTCTTCATGATCATTGGCTCGCCTTCGGGTAGATACTTTGCCGACCAGTCAGTTCGTGTCATGATCGAACGAAAGCTGAGTCGTGCGGCATCGACCGGGGGAACCGGAGCGGTTAAGACAGCCGGAAATTACGCCTCAAGTTTACTCAGCGATCGCACGGCCAAGCAGGCGGGATTTCACCAAACCCTTTGGTTGGATTCCGCTCAAACCAAATACGTCGAAGAACTAACCGGGATGAATATCTTTTTTGTCAAACGCGGCAAGTTGGTTACCCCAAAACTAAACAACTCAATTCTGGCCGGAATCACACGGGACACACTAAAGGTTTTAGCCGAAGACTTGGGGGTTTCCTTTAGTGAGGAGCCTGTCGCCATCGACGAGATTCTATCTGATATCAAGTCTGGCACCTGTGAGGAGTGCTTTGTCTGTGGTACGGCCGCGGGTATTACTCCGGTAGCAATGTTGGGTGACTTAAATGGAGAGTCATTTACATTCGACCACGCCAATGGGCCGACCACCCAAAAAATGGCTAAAGCCCTATTTGCAGCGCAAAGGAACCAACGGCCAACGCCTGAAGGGTGGATCATTTCCATATGAGATTAAGCAAATGGGTGATGCCCCTGATTGTTCTTTGCGCCCTCTATGTTTTTTGGTCGCAGAATCAATCCCCACCCGAAAGTGGCCTGGACAGGACGACACAGGAAGACCGAGACACTAAACCTGTCCTACGGCAGAAAACGGTGGAAGTAGATCCAGTTCCTCCAGAGGCTACACCCAGCAAAGACATCCATCTGCCCTCCAAGCCTTATGCAAAAGAGATCAGACCTGTCGGTCCGCAAATCCCTATCAAGACCGAATCACAGTCGACCAAATCGGGAAATCCATATTTGCTCCCCACCGACTCCATTCCATTCCGCATCGAGGGCAATTGGGCCATCGCCTACGGAGATGTTTTGCTGGGAACCGTGACCGCACCCAAGGGTGTGACCACAGGCAATCACCGACCCGAAAAGCCACGGCTATGGGATTCCGCCATCATTCCCTATGGAATTCACGCAGATCTCCAAGGTAAAGAGAGAGTTGAAGCCGCCATTCGTTATTTTAACGAAAATACGGTGGTGCGATTTGTGCCCATAGAGGGGCCCGAGGAAGACGCTGTGGTTTTTGTTCCTGACGAAAGAAATTGTGCCTCTTATATTGGCCGCATTGGCGGAATGCAACCAATCATGGTGGCCGACAAGTGCGGAACTCAGGAGCTCATACATGAGTTGATGCATGCCCTTGGCTTTG
It contains:
- a CDS encoding branched-chain amino acid aminotransferase, which produces MKIEILGQCKSLIEQTSLPQDLGFGRFFSPVMIECHFRQGEWQMPRLKPYAPLQLDPATMVFHYGQSIFEGLKAYRSGSNLHLFRPWDHARRFIKSGQRLAMPALPEDMFMEALVEFCRMSAPLVPEDDQSTLYLRPFMFADQVGLGVRPADSYVFMIIGSPSGRYFADQSVRVMIERKLSRAASTGGTGAVKTAGNYASSLLSDRTAKQAGFHQTLWLDSAQTKYVEELTGMNIFFVKRGKLVTPKLNNSILAGITRDTLKVLAEDLGVSFSEEPVAIDEILSDIKSGTCEECFVCGTAAGITPVAMLGDLNGESFTFDHANGPTTQKMAKALFAAQRNQRPTPEGWIISI
- a CDS encoding PIG-L family deacetylase, yielding MKSKKCDLVIVAHPDDETLFFGGLIQQSKRNPWEVICVTDGNADGFGDKRKRQFQRACRALGVRKNHWLGFPDIYEDRLNLSDLCLKLKSFKNVSRIFTHNILGEYGHPHHQDVSAAVHMAFAKTHQVFSTAYNAYPDRIIRLKPREYQVKTEILTRIYSSETRRFTHLLPATWAEGFVRVSIKEVEMLYDFMVTGKVPSQRHLKVFRWYRPYLIDGDLRMAPRPF
- a CDS encoding aminotransferase class V-fold PLP-dependent enzyme → MNAVNWQDERRLYPAASAQTYLLTAAVGPISSPVMSSYQNHYQSLLQSGDIDWMENVEMLGHVRELTAQFINAHGAHEVAFGPNTSMAMNFLAMGFSSLLKSHGKKQKILSCREEFPSSTIPWLHHKYEVTQVPAKDLIQEAERGDYSMVVCSAVQFGTGYRQNLRKLGEVCRSRNVYFVVNATQALGAYPIDVQACGISAMTASCHKWMCCGYGLCVMYLSQELLKEFSSPIAGWLSMNDPLAMNNRQLDLKCEASVLEVGIPSFAIVGALGEHLKQLNRIGIENIAERILELSRYASEELSRYHEVASERTSSPSLNTCDSGILLLSTDKAGMLEEKLASRRIHVSVRQGGLRIATHFFNDHKDIDNLTDVLKEIH
- a CDS encoding response regulator, coding for MSATKRFTILIVEDEEALREFLVDTLLAENFQVLSADGGNTAWDLLQSHEVDLLVTDSAMPDGNGFQLISKLEKQGKSLPILVLSGYLSLDENSAKKRGATAYLRKPATADELVSAVMALLHSHAA